The following nucleotide sequence is from Elusimicrobiota bacterium.
TTGTCTTTTTTTGTTTCTTGTTGTCGTTTGCAACAGGGTGCTCTACGATTCCCAAAAATAAACAGACCTCTGTTATTAGAGCTCAAGTGGAAGCTTCCGCACCGGAGCCAAATCCAGAACTCTTGGCTCGCCTGCAGTATTGGCACTCCCAGCAGAAATACCGGCGTCTACCTTTTACACCCGCTTTCCCTTTGCAGGCCTTGCACAAAGTCGCGATTAACCAGCCTTCCTCAATCCATGACCTGAGTGCCATTGATGGCGTGGGACGCCAGCATGCCAAAAAATACGGTTTTGAAATTTTGGAAATAATCGAAGGATTTAAAAAAAATGAAATACCACCTTGGTTAAAACCCGCAGGGGAAAAACCCCATTGGACCAAAGGGTTCCGGCTGGCAACGGACGCCCTGCCTTATCCCTCTGCCAAGATGCCGCACCCGTCGGTCAATAAAATCAATCTGGGCATTGCTGATTTGCAAAGAGTAGACGTTCAAGAGAAGGAATCTTTGATGGTGCTTGATTTTCTGCGGGCGGCCTTTGTCAATACGGGGCTTTTCCGCGTCACTGACCGAGCCAGCATGAGCAGGGTTCTTGCCGAACAGAAGTTCCAGATCGCCGTCTGCACCACGGAC
It contains:
- a CDS encoding HRDC domain-containing protein, with amino-acid sequence MLKTLGVVFFCFLLSFATGCSTIPKNKQTSVIRAQVEASAPEPNPELLARLQYWHSQQKYRRLPFTPAFPLQALHKVAINQPSSIHDLSAIDGVGRQHAKKYGFEILEIIEGFKKNEIPPWLKPAGEKPHWTKGFRLATDALPYPSAKMPHPSVNKINLGIADLQRVDVQEKESLMVLDFLRAAFVNTGLFRVTDRASMSRVLAEQKFQIAVCTTDDCAVNLGRLLKMDKMAYGTVSKIKNTYHLAVNVVDIETAEIQASRSVQAGSMDELGAATVYLADMISGEFK